A window of Rubricoccus marinus contains these coding sequences:
- a CDS encoding sigma-54-dependent transcriptional regulator, translating into MPTILVADDEPAIRRSLREILDFEGYGIVEAEDGEEALQKAKAGGVDLILLDIKMPRRDGMEVLEALREAEVGTPVVMISGHGTVETAVEATRLGAVDFLEKPPDLNRLLVSVRNALSRGELETETKRLRQTVRDRGTNELTPIVGDSKAIERVKQTIERVAPTEARVLITGEPGTGKELVARWIHAESHRAEGPLVEVNCAAIPSELIESELFGHEKGAFTGATKQRIGKFEQADGGTLFLDEIGDMSLDAQAKVLRALQESRITRVGGDRSITVDVRVVAATNRNLRQAAESREFREDLFHRLAVIEIEVPPLRERRTDIPDIARYVLGEVARRNGFEGKSFAPEALERMKHLDWRGNVRELRNVVERLLILSDEDEIASGDVERYVMPGGGGGDPIAGLVDRFDTLFEFRDLAEKVFIERKLEENDWNVSATAEIIGIQRSHLYNKLKDLGIERPD; encoded by the coding sequence ATGCCTACGATTCTCGTCGCCGATGACGAGCCCGCCATCCGCCGCTCGCTCCGCGAGATCCTGGACTTCGAGGGCTACGGCATCGTCGAGGCCGAGGACGGGGAGGAGGCGCTGCAAAAGGCCAAGGCCGGCGGCGTCGACCTCATCCTGCTCGACATCAAGATGCCCCGCCGCGATGGCATGGAGGTGCTCGAAGCGCTCCGCGAGGCCGAGGTGGGCACGCCGGTCGTGATGATCTCCGGGCACGGGACGGTGGAGACCGCCGTGGAAGCCACGCGCCTGGGCGCCGTGGACTTCCTCGAGAAGCCGCCAGACCTCAACCGCCTGCTCGTCTCGGTCCGCAACGCGCTCTCGCGCGGCGAGCTGGAGACCGAAACCAAGCGGCTCCGCCAGACCGTCCGCGACCGCGGGACGAACGAGCTGACGCCCATCGTGGGCGACAGCAAGGCCATCGAGCGCGTCAAGCAGACCATCGAGCGCGTGGCGCCGACCGAGGCGCGCGTGCTCATCACGGGCGAGCCTGGGACGGGCAAAGAACTCGTCGCGAGGTGGATCCACGCCGAGAGCCACCGCGCCGAAGGCCCGCTCGTGGAAGTCAACTGCGCGGCGATCCCGAGCGAGCTGATCGAGAGCGAGCTGTTCGGGCACGAAAAGGGCGCGTTCACGGGCGCGACAAAGCAGCGCATCGGCAAGTTTGAGCAGGCCGACGGCGGCACGCTGTTCCTGGACGAGATCGGCGACATGAGCCTGGACGCGCAGGCGAAGGTCCTCCGCGCGCTGCAGGAAAGCCGCATCACCCGCGTCGGCGGCGACCGCTCTATTACTGTGGACGTGCGCGTCGTCGCCGCCACGAACCGGAACCTCCGGCAGGCGGCCGAGAGCCGGGAGTTCCGCGAGGACCTCTTCCACCGCCTGGCTGTGATTGAGATCGAGGTGCCGCCGCTCCGCGAGCGCCGGACCGACATCCCGGACATCGCGCGGTACGTGCTCGGCGAAGTCGCCCGCCGCAACGGCTTCGAGGGCAAAAGCTTCGCGCCAGAGGCCCTGGAGCGGATGAAGCACCTCGACTGGCGCGGCAACGTGCGCGAGCTGCGCAACGTGGTAGAACGCCTGCTCATTCTCTCCGATGAGGACGAGATCGCCTCTGGCGACGTGGAGCGCTACGTGATGCCGGGCGGCGGCGGGGGAGACCCCATCGCGGGGCTGGTGGACCGCTTCGACACGCTTTTCGAGTTCCGCGACCTGGCCGAAAAGGTGTTCATCGAGCGCAAGCTGGAAGAGAACGACTGGAACGTCTCGGCCACCGCTGAGATCATCGGCATCCAGCGCTCGCACCTCTACAACAAGCTCAAAGACCTCGGCATCGAGCGTCCCGACTGA
- a CDS encoding ABC transporter ATP-binding protein: MEPTHFDGDAPEAASGESTVPLHDTPLEGSPEASGVAQPARERGEPILVARGLGKSYPTADGALDVLSGLDLEIHAGEMVAVVGESGTGKSTLLHLLGALDRPTSGTVHFRGEEVFGKDDDALAAFRNRALGFVFQFHHLLPEFSAVENVEMPALIAGQSMDAARPRARGLLESLGLGERVEHRPSQLSGGEQQRVAVARALMNRPGLVLMDEPTGNLDVTTAGRLHDELRRLSREEDGAFVIVTHNPALADLADRVLRLEGGRLNPA; this comes from the coding sequence ATGGAGCCCACGCACTTCGACGGCGACGCGCCAGAGGCCGCCTCTGGCGAGAGCACTGTGCCTCTCCACGACACGCCTCTAGAGGGTTCGCCAGAGGCCTCTGGCGTGGCTCAGCCGGCGCGCGAGCGTGGGGAGCCCATCCTCGTCGCCAGGGGACTGGGCAAGTCCTACCCCACGGCCGACGGCGCGCTGGACGTGCTCTCGGGGCTGGACCTGGAGATCCACGCCGGCGAGATGGTGGCGGTCGTGGGCGAGAGCGGCACGGGCAAGAGCACGCTGCTGCACCTGCTCGGCGCGCTGGACCGGCCCACCTCGGGGACGGTCCACTTCCGCGGCGAGGAGGTCTTCGGCAAGGACGACGACGCGCTGGCGGCGTTTCGCAACCGCGCCCTCGGCTTCGTTTTCCAGTTCCACCACCTGCTGCCGGAGTTCTCGGCCGTCGAAAACGTGGAGATGCCTGCGCTTATCGCCGGTCAGTCCATGGACGCGGCGCGGCCCCGCGCCAGAGGCCTGCTGGAAAGCCTCGGGCTGGGCGAGCGGGTCGAGCACCGGCCGAGCCAACTCTCGGGCGGTGAGCAGCAACGCGTGGCGGTCGCGCGCGCGCTCATGAACCGCCCCGGCCTGGTCCTCATGGACGAGCCCACAGGCAACCTCGACGTCACGACGGCCGGCCGCCTGCACGACGAACTCCGGCGGCTCAGCCGCGAGGAGGACGGCGCGTTCGTGATCGTCACGCACAACCCGGCGCTGGCGGACCTCGCGGACCGCGTGCTGAGGCTGGAAGGCGGGCGGCTCAACCCGGCGTAG
- the nadA gene encoding quinolinate synthase NadA, which produces MPETLDLPVIDPAEIARVGFVDQLVDPSLDLFEEIERLKREKNAVLLAHYYQEGDIQDIADYIGDSLGLAREAEKTDADIIVFAGVHFMAETAKILNPTKTVLLPDLHAGCSLADSCPPDAFAAFRAEHPDHIVISYINCSAAIKAQTDIICTSSNAEHIVRQIPADQPIIFAPDRNLGRWLIKETGRDMVLWQGACIVHEIFSEQELVRLKVRHPNAPVLAHPECEEAVLRHADHVGSTSSIRRFAAESNAEAFIVATESGILHQMQKDNPGKTFIAAPPDNGCACNDCPHMKLNTLEKLYLCMKHEAPELHMDEQIRLAALKPIERMLEMSEGVS; this is translated from the coding sequence ATGCCCGAGACCCTGGACCTCCCCGTCATCGACCCCGCTGAGATCGCCCGCGTGGGCTTCGTGGATCAGCTCGTGGACCCCAGCTTGGACCTCTTCGAGGAGATCGAGCGGCTGAAGCGCGAGAAGAACGCCGTCCTTTTGGCGCACTACTACCAGGAGGGCGACATCCAGGACATCGCGGACTACATCGGAGACTCGCTGGGGTTGGCGCGAGAGGCCGAAAAAACCGACGCGGACATCATCGTGTTTGCGGGCGTGCACTTCATGGCGGAGACGGCCAAGATCCTGAACCCGACGAAGACGGTTCTGCTGCCGGACCTCCACGCCGGGTGCTCTCTCGCGGACTCGTGTCCGCCCGACGCGTTCGCGGCGTTCCGCGCCGAGCACCCGGACCACATCGTCATCAGCTACATCAACTGCTCGGCGGCGATCAAGGCGCAGACGGACATCATCTGCACGTCTTCCAACGCCGAGCACATCGTGCGGCAGATCCCGGCGGACCAGCCCATCATCTTCGCGCCGGACCGCAACTTGGGCCGCTGGCTCATCAAGGAGACCGGGCGAGACATGGTGCTGTGGCAGGGCGCCTGCATCGTGCACGAGATCTTTTCGGAGCAGGAGTTGGTGCGGCTCAAGGTGCGGCACCCGAACGCGCCCGTGCTTGCGCACCCGGAGTGCGAAGAGGCCGTCCTGCGCCACGCCGACCACGTGGGCAGCACCTCGTCCATCCGCCGCTTTGCCGCCGAGTCCAACGCGGAGGCGTTTATCGTCGCGACGGAGTCTGGCATCCTGCACCAGATGCAGAAGGACAACCCGGGCAAAACGTTTATCGCGGCCCCGCCGGACAACGGCTGCGCCTGCAACGACTGCCCGCACATGAAGCTCAACACGCTGGAGAAGCTCTACCTCTGCATGAAGCACGAAGCGCCGGAACTGCACATGGACGAGCAGATCCGTCTCGCCGCGCTCAAGCCCATCGAGCGGATGCTGGAGATGAGCGAGGGCGTGAGCTAG